In one Corythoichthys intestinalis isolate RoL2023-P3 chromosome 16, ASM3026506v1, whole genome shotgun sequence genomic region, the following are encoded:
- the ubtf gene encoding nucleolar transcription factor 1 isoform X1: MNGGMEATSQHQVWAQDDLLQLLEAMKLALPQKDLTKYKTSESHLDWQKVAFNSYTAEMCKLKWQEVSKEIRKFRTLTELIFDAQDYIKNPYKGKKIKKHPDFPKKPLTPYFRFFMEKRAKYAKLHPEMSNLDLTKILSKKYRELPDKKKKKYVDDFLRDKETFVHSMMRFREEHPDLMESMTKKGSNVPEKAKTPQQLWYNHEKKAFLKGHPDATTKDIKDCLGKQWTQLSDKKRLKWIAKSLEQQKQYEETMREYIQQHPEMNLTQGDIVKSTLTKAERHLKDKSDGRPDKPPPNGYSMFCAELMSSMKDVPSTERMVMCSQRWKLLKQNEKDAYQKRCEQRKKEYEIEMNRFLSGLPEEEQQRVLGEEKVGFKRGTVANSPASKKKNSKAKANPEKPKRPISAIFIFSEEKRPKLHQERPDLSDSELTRLLARMWNELPDKKKEKYKRLEAVLKAESEKKEDRSLPDPPKTAQDIWQQSVIGDYLARFKNDRPKAQKAMEATWSSMEKKEKIMWIKKAAEDQKRYERDLCEMRSPVATAVASGKKMKFEGEPKKPPSNGYQKFSQEMLSNGELNHLPMKERMTEIGSRWQRLPPKDKDRYKKIAEEMQRQYKVLLEQWLAGLPSQVRNSYKEYNSQKRKSPAKPGGPKAKIKKSDTEEEEDDDDDDNEKERASSEGASSSDDDDDDDDDDDDKDDDDDDEDDDEDDDDDDDDDDEVDDKENKSEDSSSESNSGDSSDSDSD; the protein is encoded by the exons ATGAATGGAGGTATGGAGGCAACATCCCAACACCAAG TGTGGGCGCAGGATGACCTACTCCAGTTGTTGGAGGCCATGAAGTTGGCGCTGCCGCAAAAGGACCTGACCAAGTACAAAACATCCGAGTCCCACCTGGACTGGCAGAAGGTCGCCTTCAATTCCTACACAGCCGAGATGTGCAAGCTAAAGTGGCAGGAGGTCTCCAAAGAG ATTCGTAAATTCCGGACCCTCACAGAGCTGATATTTGATGCTCAGGACTACATCAAGAATCCTTATAAAGGCAAGAAAATAAAG AAACATCCGGATTTCCCCAAGAAGCCTCTAACGCCTTACTTCCGCTTCTTCATGGAGAAGAGGGCAAAGTATGCAAAATTGCATCCAGAAATGAGCAACTTAGATCTGACCAAGATCTTGTCCAAGAAGTACCGTGAGCTGCCGGACAAGAAAAAG aAAAAATACGTGGATGACTTCTTGAGAGACAAAGAAACATTTGTGCACAGCATGATGAGGTTCAG AGAGGAACACCCAGACCTAATGGAGAGCATGACCAAGAAAGGCTCAAATGTTCCCGAAAAGGCCAAAACTCCCCAACAGCTGTGGTACAACCATGAAAAAAAGGCCTTCCTAAAAGGCCACCCGGAT GCCACCACGAAGGACATCAAGGATTGCCTAGGTAAGCAGTGGACACAGCTCTCGGACAAGAAGAGACTTAAGTGGATCGCCAAGTCACTGGAGCAGCAGAAACAATATGAG gaaacGATGCGCGAGTACATCCAGCAACACCCTGAGATGAATCTAACACAGGGGGATATTGTCAAGTCCACACTGACCAAAGCCGAGAGGCACCTGAAAGACAAATCTGATGGGCGGCCCGACAAACCTCCGCC gaatggttACTCCATGTTCTGTGCTGAGCTTATGTCCAGCATGAAGGACGTACCCAGCACCGAGCGCATGGTGATGTGCAGCCAGCGCTGGAAGTTGCTGAAGCAGAATGAGAAGGACGCCTACCAGAAACGCTGCGAGCAG aggaagaagGAGTATGAAATTGAAATGAACAGATTCCTTAGC GGTTTGCCCGAGGAAGAGCAGCAGAGAGTTCTAGGTGAGGAAAAGGTGGGATTCAAGAGAGGTACCGTGGCTAACAGCCCTGCGTCCAAAAAGAAGAACTCCAAAGCTAAG GCCAATCCAGAGAAACCCAAGCGACCCATCTCGGCGATATTCATCTTCTCCGAGGAGAAGCGTCCAAAGCTCCACCAAGAGCGTCCAGATCTCTCCGACAGTGAGCTAACACGGCTGCTGGCGCGCATGTGGAACGAGCTACCTGACAAGAAGAAG GAGAAGTACAAACGATTGGAGGCTGTTTTGAAGGCCGAGTCAGAAAAGAAAGAGGACCGCAGTCTGCCCGACCCGCCTAAGACAGCGCAGGACATTTGGCAGCAGAGCGTTATTGGAGACTACCTGGCAAGATTTAAG AATGACCGTCCCAAGGCTCAGAAGGCAATGGAGGCTACCTGGAGCAGTatggaaaagaaagaaaagatcaTGTGGATCAAAAAGGCGGCAGAGGACCAGAAAAGATACGAG CGAGACCTTTGCGAAATGCGTTCACCTGTCGCCACAGCTGTGGCCTCAGGGAAGAAAATGAAGTTTGAGGGTGAACCCAAAAAGCCGCCTTC AAATGGGTACCAGAAGTTTTCTCAGGAGATGCTCTCCAACGGTGAGCTCAACCACTTGCCCAtgaaagagaggatgactgagATAGGCAGCCGCTGGCAGAGGCTGCCTCCAAAGGACAAGGACCGCTACAAAAAGATTGCCGAGGAGATGCAGAGGCAGTACAAAGTGCTGCTGGAACAGTGGCTTGCT GGTTTACCTTCTCAAGTCAGGAACTCCTATAAAGAGTACAACTCTCAG AAGAGAAAATCCCCAGCAAAACCAGGAGGCCCCAAGGCAAAGATCAAGAAATCT GACACTGAGGAAGAGGAGGACGACGATGACGACGACAATGAAAAGGAAAGGGCTTCCTCTGAAGGAGCGTCCTCCAGTGATGACGACGACGACGATGATGATGACGACGATGAC AAGGACgatgacgatgatgacgaagatGATGACGAAGATGATGACGATGACGACGACGATGATGATGAGGTGGATGACAAGGAGAACAAGTCTGAAGACAGCAGCAGCGAGTCCAACTCGGGCGACTCCTCAGACTCTGACTCAGACTGA
- the ubtf gene encoding nucleolar transcription factor 1 isoform X2, with translation MNGGMEATSQHQVWAQDDLLQLLEAMKLALPQKDLTKYKTSESHLDWQKVAFNSYTAEMCKLKWQEVSKEIRKFRTLTELIFDAQDYIKNPYKGKKIKKHPDFPKKPLTPYFRFFMEKRAKYAKLHPEMSNLDLTKILSKKYRELPDKKKKKYVDDFLRDKETFVHSMMRFREEHPDLMESMTKKGSNVPEKAKTPQQLWYNHEKKAFLKGHPDATTKDIKDCLGKQWTQLSDKKRLKWIAKSLEQQKQYEETMREYIQQHPEMNLTQGDIVKSTLTKAERHLKDKSDGRPDKPPPNGYSMFCAELMSSMKDVPSTERMVMCSQRWKLLKQNEKDAYQKRCEQRKKEYEIEMNRFLSGLPEEEQQRVLGEEKVGFKRGTVANSPASKKKNSKAKANPEKPKRPISAIFIFSEEKRPKLHQERPDLSDSELTRLLARMWNELPDKKKEKYKRLEAVLKAESEKKEDRSLPDPPKTAQDIWQQSVIGDYLARFKNDRPKAQKAMEATWSSMEKKEKIMWIKKAAEDQKRYERDLCEMRSPVATAVASGKKMKFEGEPKKPPSNGYQKFSQEMLSNGELNHLPMKERMTEIGSRWQRLPPKDKDRYKKIAEEMQRQYKVLLEQWLAGLPSQVRNSYKEYNSQKRKSPAKPGGPKAKIKKSDTEEEEDDDDDDNEKERASSEGASSSDDDDDDDDDDDDDDDDDDEDDDEDDDDDDDDDDEVDDKENKSEDSSSESNSGDSSDSDSD, from the exons ATGAATGGAGGTATGGAGGCAACATCCCAACACCAAG TGTGGGCGCAGGATGACCTACTCCAGTTGTTGGAGGCCATGAAGTTGGCGCTGCCGCAAAAGGACCTGACCAAGTACAAAACATCCGAGTCCCACCTGGACTGGCAGAAGGTCGCCTTCAATTCCTACACAGCCGAGATGTGCAAGCTAAAGTGGCAGGAGGTCTCCAAAGAG ATTCGTAAATTCCGGACCCTCACAGAGCTGATATTTGATGCTCAGGACTACATCAAGAATCCTTATAAAGGCAAGAAAATAAAG AAACATCCGGATTTCCCCAAGAAGCCTCTAACGCCTTACTTCCGCTTCTTCATGGAGAAGAGGGCAAAGTATGCAAAATTGCATCCAGAAATGAGCAACTTAGATCTGACCAAGATCTTGTCCAAGAAGTACCGTGAGCTGCCGGACAAGAAAAAG aAAAAATACGTGGATGACTTCTTGAGAGACAAAGAAACATTTGTGCACAGCATGATGAGGTTCAG AGAGGAACACCCAGACCTAATGGAGAGCATGACCAAGAAAGGCTCAAATGTTCCCGAAAAGGCCAAAACTCCCCAACAGCTGTGGTACAACCATGAAAAAAAGGCCTTCCTAAAAGGCCACCCGGAT GCCACCACGAAGGACATCAAGGATTGCCTAGGTAAGCAGTGGACACAGCTCTCGGACAAGAAGAGACTTAAGTGGATCGCCAAGTCACTGGAGCAGCAGAAACAATATGAG gaaacGATGCGCGAGTACATCCAGCAACACCCTGAGATGAATCTAACACAGGGGGATATTGTCAAGTCCACACTGACCAAAGCCGAGAGGCACCTGAAAGACAAATCTGATGGGCGGCCCGACAAACCTCCGCC gaatggttACTCCATGTTCTGTGCTGAGCTTATGTCCAGCATGAAGGACGTACCCAGCACCGAGCGCATGGTGATGTGCAGCCAGCGCTGGAAGTTGCTGAAGCAGAATGAGAAGGACGCCTACCAGAAACGCTGCGAGCAG aggaagaagGAGTATGAAATTGAAATGAACAGATTCCTTAGC GGTTTGCCCGAGGAAGAGCAGCAGAGAGTTCTAGGTGAGGAAAAGGTGGGATTCAAGAGAGGTACCGTGGCTAACAGCCCTGCGTCCAAAAAGAAGAACTCCAAAGCTAAG GCCAATCCAGAGAAACCCAAGCGACCCATCTCGGCGATATTCATCTTCTCCGAGGAGAAGCGTCCAAAGCTCCACCAAGAGCGTCCAGATCTCTCCGACAGTGAGCTAACACGGCTGCTGGCGCGCATGTGGAACGAGCTACCTGACAAGAAGAAG GAGAAGTACAAACGATTGGAGGCTGTTTTGAAGGCCGAGTCAGAAAAGAAAGAGGACCGCAGTCTGCCCGACCCGCCTAAGACAGCGCAGGACATTTGGCAGCAGAGCGTTATTGGAGACTACCTGGCAAGATTTAAG AATGACCGTCCCAAGGCTCAGAAGGCAATGGAGGCTACCTGGAGCAGTatggaaaagaaagaaaagatcaTGTGGATCAAAAAGGCGGCAGAGGACCAGAAAAGATACGAG CGAGACCTTTGCGAAATGCGTTCACCTGTCGCCACAGCTGTGGCCTCAGGGAAGAAAATGAAGTTTGAGGGTGAACCCAAAAAGCCGCCTTC AAATGGGTACCAGAAGTTTTCTCAGGAGATGCTCTCCAACGGTGAGCTCAACCACTTGCCCAtgaaagagaggatgactgagATAGGCAGCCGCTGGCAGAGGCTGCCTCCAAAGGACAAGGACCGCTACAAAAAGATTGCCGAGGAGATGCAGAGGCAGTACAAAGTGCTGCTGGAACAGTGGCTTGCT GGTTTACCTTCTCAAGTCAGGAACTCCTATAAAGAGTACAACTCTCAG AAGAGAAAATCCCCAGCAAAACCAGGAGGCCCCAAGGCAAAGATCAAGAAATCT GACACTGAGGAAGAGGAGGACGACGATGACGACGACAATGAAAAGGAAAGGGCTTCCTCTGAAGGAGCGTCCTCCAGTGATGACGACGACGACGATGATGATGACGACGATGAC GACgatgacgatgatgacgaagatGATGACGAAGATGATGACGATGACGACGACGATGATGATGAGGTGGATGACAAGGAGAACAAGTCTGAAGACAGCAGCAGCGAGTCCAACTCGGGCGACTCCTCAGACTCTGACTCAGACTGA